DNA sequence from the Lysinibacillus sp. OF-1 genome:
AATTTATCATGATCGGGGCTCGTGAAAATGATTTTGATGCTATCAGCGTGACATATGGTTATGGATCATGACAAGAATTAGAAAAGGTATATTGTGGATCTAATCAAGTATCTCTAAATACATGAAAAAACTGCATGCTGACATGCAGTTTTTTATGTAGGTGTTATTTAGCAAGGCCACTTTGAAAAGCGTAGACAACGGCCTGTGTACGATCTTGCACTTCGAGCTTTGCTAAAATATTGCTAACATGTGTTTTTACGGTCTTTAAGGCAATGTATAGTTCGTCAGCGATTTCCTGATTGGCTTTACCCTTTGCCATGAGCAATAATACTTCCATTTCACGGTCAGTGAGCTGTTCGTAAAGGGGCGTATTATTACCGTGGCGCATACGGTGCATCATTTTGGATGTGACTTCTGGCTCTAATACTGTTTCGCCACCTATGGTTTTACGAATAGCATCGGCAATTTGTTTAGCATTAGAAGTTTTTAAAATATAGCTTACCGCACCAGCCTCTAAAGCAGGGTAGACTTTATCGTCATCTAAAAAACTAGTCACCATCATGATTTTTGCCTCTGGCCATGCCGTTAAAATTTCCGCTGTTGCCTCTGCTCCTGTCATGATGGGCATGACATTATCCATTAAAATAATATCAGGTCTTAGGGCAAGGGCACGCTCCACAGCCTCTTTGCCGTTTTCAGCCTCACCTACAACTGTAATATCTGGTTGTGCTGAAAGATAGGCTGAAACGCCAATCCGTACCATTTCATGATCATCCACTATGAGCACTTGTATCATCGACATGAACCTCCTCCTTCTGTAGCGGAATTTTAACCTCCACAATCGTTCCTTCTTCAGGCACGGACACAATTTTGTATGTGCAGCCAATTTCAACAGCTCGTTCAGCTATATTTTGTAAGCCGTACGAAGTTGATTTATCGGCCTCCACATCAAAGCCTAACCCATTATCCTGAATTCGTAAAATGGCTAAGTCATCTCGTGCAACAAGCAGTAACTCCACTTCACTTGCTTTGGCATGACGGAGCGTGTTAGAGAGGGCTTCCTGTGCAATACGGAATAAATGGTCTTCTTCTGCTTTTGTTAAGGCCATTTCCTCTAGCTCATATTCAATATGGAAATAAACTTTTTGTTGAAGTTCAATAATCAATTCCTCTAAGCCTTGTGCTAGCGTTTTATTGTGTAGAGCTACAGGTCGTAAGTGGAGCAGCAATGCGCGCATTTCTAGCTGTGCCTGCTGAACAATCTTTTCCACCTGTTTTAAGCTAGTAGCATTTTCGTCATTTTCAGTTAATGCTGAGAGTAACATAGAAGCCGCAAATAATTGCTGTGATACGGAATCATGCAATTCCCTAGCAAGTCGTTGGCGTTCAGCAATAATACGCTCCTGAATAATTTTATCATTTGCTTCTGCCCGTTCATTGGAGAGTCGCTGTAAGCTTTTTCGCTGTGTATCGATTAATTCACTTGTTTGAACTATTGCCTTTTTTAATGATTTCGGAAGTGCTTGTTTTTTAGGGAAAATAAAATCAGGCTCGATTAATTGCTTCACAATGCGTGTTGCTTGAGCTTCTCGTGCCCGAGCAGTCATGCTGATCCAGCTAGCAAACAGGAAGCTAAGTACAAACAGGCTAACTACGATGATGCCTCCTAGCGGAATATTATCGTAAGTCTGCTGCCACAATGGCTCCCATGTTTTTTCATCCGGATTGCCCCATACCGCCACAAGCAGACCGAAAACAGCACTCATTAAAATGAAAAATAGCGTAAACAATCTTGAGATAAAGGCAATCATTTTCGTAGCACCTCCAAATCTCCCAGCCAGGTTGCGACATGAATAATTAAAACGCGTTTAGCATCCTCAGGGTTGCCGTCAGCGAAAGTAATACTTTCATTTAAGATGCGTTGTGGCCCCTTATGTAAGCAGATAAGCTCACCAAATAACGTCGTATACTGTAAACGGAAAGGGATTTCATAGGGAATATAGATTTGAACTTTCCCGATCCCTTGGCGAATTGTAATGAGACTAGTGCCAGCAGGTAAAATTGTTTGTGTTGTATCAATCGTAATATCTCCTGCAAGGCGTTGAATTTGTACATCTTGCCATTTGTACGCTTCTGTAGGTGCTGGCATTGTGCCAATCAAGTCATTTTTAGTTGTAGGAAGCTTTTCAAAAAGCTCTGCACCGACTACCTTTGGTTCGTTTTCTCGTTGTAGGTATTGATAAAGCATATATAAGAGCATGATGACGACGAATAAACGTAGGCTCCACATGGTAAACAAAGCAATAGCAATGAAGAAAATTCCTGTCCATTTAAAAAAACGAACTTTTTTGGAAAAACTTAAATAAAGAAGTACTGCCCCAATCAATAAACAGAAGGCTCCGCCATTATTAAAAATAGTAAGCTCTACAAAGACGAGTAAAAAGAAGCATAGTACCCAAAACGTGAGCTTATTTGTTGTGAAATTTTGCAAGAGGGTCACCCTTCCTTCTACTAATAGTATAAGAGAGGGAATGGGACCCTCTATTTTTAAACGTGAAAGAATGCGCCTTATAAAGTTGGCGCATTGCTTTCATTATAACATGTTATTTATTTTCAATTAGCAGTGGTGAGTGATCTTCTGCTGCTTTTTTTTCTAATTCTGCCAGTCTTGCCTCG
Encoded proteins:
- a CDS encoding response regulator transcription factor, giving the protein MIQVLIVDDHEMVRIGVSAYLSAQPDITVVGEAENGKEAVERALALRPDIILMDNVMPIMTGAEATAEILTAWPEAKIMMVTSFLDDDKVYPALEAGAVSYILKTSNAKQIADAIRKTIGGETVLEPEVTSKMMHRMRHGNNTPLYEQLTDREMEVLLLMAKGKANQEIADELYIALKTVKTHVSNILAKLEVQDRTQAVVYAFQSGLAK
- a CDS encoding sensor histidine kinase, translating into MIAFISRLFTLFFILMSAVFGLLVAVWGNPDEKTWEPLWQQTYDNIPLGGIIVVSLFVLSFLFASWISMTARAREAQATRIVKQLIEPDFIFPKKQALPKSLKKAIVQTSELIDTQRKSLQRLSNERAEANDKIIQERIIAERQRLARELHDSVSQQLFAASMLLSALTENDENATSLKQVEKIVQQAQLEMRALLLHLRPVALHNKTLAQGLEELIIELQQKVYFHIEYELEEMALTKAEEDHLFRIAQEALSNTLRHAKASEVELLLVARDDLAILRIQDNGLGFDVEADKSTSYGLQNIAERAVEIGCTYKIVSVPEEGTIVEVKIPLQKEEVHVDDTSAHSG
- the liaF gene encoding cell wall-active antibiotics response protein LiaF, with the translated sequence MQNFTTNKLTFWVLCFFLLVFVELTIFNNGGAFCLLIGAVLLYLSFSKKVRFFKWTGIFFIAIALFTMWSLRLFVVIMLLYMLYQYLQRENEPKVVGAELFEKLPTTKNDLIGTMPAPTEAYKWQDVQIQRLAGDITIDTTQTILPAGTSLITIRQGIGKVQIYIPYEIPFRLQYTTLFGELICLHKGPQRILNESITFADGNPEDAKRVLIIHVATWLGDLEVLRK